A window of the Eschrichtius robustus isolate mEscRob2 chromosome 5, mEscRob2.pri, whole genome shotgun sequence genome harbors these coding sequences:
- the LOC137764660 gene encoding uncharacterized protein, translating to MPRRLSILLGVSPTKPHTRTGTQSDSLPTAAQPARQYAHQALRKQLVRNNTTGATAPPKERPPAGSRRGALPRRLPTRRLPHGFLAQHKPQSTRVRLTHHHQGTDTLPPSDPSTESVCKGGLQQTGQTGRFLKNEEKTLPTSACETIHCVSRTATERREAFPQFWKNHRIQVSARDGPGCVLGSGDTTDKQDTRRDLMRLPSWQERQKIAHSGGQQPPCHEDTRGALRSHLDGEDPRPPTNSQHLLASCVVKPRGTERLKGKRGEEPRLGTQTLSARPTKLSGDHTVERPVVTTCHEFT from the exons ATGCCACGCCGTCTGTCCATTTTACTGGGTGTTTCCCCCACTAAGCCACACACAAGGACAGGGACCCAGTCCGACTCGCTCCCCACGGCGGCCCAACCGGCACGGCAGTACGCGCATCAGGCGCTGCGTAAACAGCTTGTCCGAAATAATACAACGGGA GCAACCGCACCCCCCAAGGAAAGACCGCCCGCTGGCAGCCGGCGAGGAGCGCTCCCGAGACGCCTCCCTACGCGCCGGCTCCCGCACGGCTTTCTGGCTCAGCACAAACCCCAGTCGACCAGGGTCAGGCTTACTCACCACCACCAGGGGACTGACACCCTCCCGCCCAGTGATCCCAGCACGGAGAGCGTCTGCAAGGGAGGCCTTCAGCAGACGGGGCAAACAGGTCGTTTTCTAAAGAACGAGGAGAAAACCCTGCCAACCAGCGCCTGTGAAACCATCCACTGTGTCAGTAGGACAGCAACGGAGCGACGGGAAGCCTTCCCCCAATTCTGGAAAAATCAC AGAATTCAGGTCAGTGCCCGCGATGGGCCAGGGTGTGTTCTGGGCAGCGGAGATACGACGGATAAACAGGACACACGAAGAGACCTCATGCGCCTTCCGAGCTGGCAGGAGAGACAGAAA ATTGCTCACTCTGGGGGACAGCAGCCACCATGTCACGAAGACACTCGAGGAGCCCTGCGTAGCCACCTGGATGGAGAGGACCCGAGGCCTCCCACCAACAGCCAGCACCTACTTGCCAGTTGTGTAG TGAAACCACGAGGGACTGAGAGACTTAAGGGAAAAAGAGGGGAGGAGCCACGGCTCGGCACCCAGACGTTAAGTGCAC GACCCACCAAGCTATCAGGAGACCACACAGTAGAAAGACCAGTGGTGACTACCTGCCATGAATTCACTTGA